A genomic region of Micromonospora sp. NBC_01796 contains the following coding sequences:
- a CDS encoding sugar phosphate isomerase/epimerase family protein, protein MTGLRFGYGTNGFANHRLDDALRVIADLGYQGVALTLDHDHLDPFAPGLAARVGALGNRLAELDLGLVIETGARYLLDPWRKHAPTLLDDDPALRIEFLRRAISVGADLGAEAVSFWAGVRPTALDETSAWDRLVAGCAEVVDAAFTAGVTLGFEPEPGMLVPDIAAWWRLRHALGAPPGFGITLDIGHCRCLEPQPVPDCVAEVAAHLVNVQIDDMRRGVHEHLEFGTGEIDFPPVLRALADAGYTGLVAVELPRDSHAAPAVAARSVDFLHTAAWQAEVAVEQVGNTVGRAGTTMPVRQRVDEHSERAGAATTVARPVGVEGEA, encoded by the coding sequence ATGACCGGCCTGCGGTTCGGCTACGGCACCAACGGGTTCGCCAACCACCGGCTCGACGACGCCCTGCGAGTCATCGCCGACCTGGGTTACCAGGGCGTGGCGCTGACCCTGGACCACGACCACCTGGACCCGTTCGCGCCCGGCCTGGCGGCCCGGGTGGGCGCGCTCGGGAACCGGTTGGCCGAACTGGACCTGGGGTTGGTGATCGAGACCGGGGCACGGTACCTGCTGGACCCGTGGCGCAAGCACGCGCCGACCCTGCTCGACGACGACCCGGCGCTGCGGATCGAGTTCCTGCGCCGGGCCATCTCGGTCGGAGCGGACCTCGGCGCCGAGGCGGTCTCGTTCTGGGCCGGGGTACGCCCGACCGCGCTCGACGAGACCAGCGCCTGGGACCGGCTCGTCGCCGGCTGCGCCGAGGTGGTCGACGCGGCGTTCACGGCCGGCGTCACGCTCGGCTTCGAACCGGAACCGGGCATGCTGGTGCCGGACATCGCCGCCTGGTGGCGGCTGCGGCACGCACTCGGCGCACCGCCCGGATTCGGCATCACCCTCGACATCGGACACTGCCGGTGCCTGGAGCCGCAACCGGTGCCGGACTGCGTCGCCGAGGTCGCCGCCCACCTGGTCAACGTACAGATCGACGACATGCGGCGGGGAGTGCACGAACACCTCGAGTTCGGCACCGGCGAGATCGACTTCCCACCGGTCCTGCGGGCCCTGGCCGACGCCGGCTACACCGGGCTGGTCGCGGTCGAGTTGCCCCGCGACTCGCACGCCGCACCGGCCGTGGCCGCCCGCTCGGTCGACTTCCTGCACACCGCCGCCTGGCAGGCCGAGGTGGCCGTGGAGCAGGTCGGCAACACCGTCGGGCGGGCCGGCACGACCATGCCCGTCCGGCAGCGGGTCGACGAACACAGCGAGCGGGCCGGCGCGGCCACCACCGTGGCGCGACCGGTCGGTGTGGAAGGGGAGGCGTAA
- a CDS encoding SCO3242 family prenyltransferase has product MPSLGDFAELVRAPAALSVPGDVVAGAAAAGALDRRVPGLAGASVLLYWAGMAANDWADRHLDAVERPERPIPSGRISPGTAFGVSAGLTAAGLALAGLTGGRRALAVAVPLAGAIWAYDVKAKNTAAGPAVMAACRGLDVLLGATGGKPLRAVPAAVTVAAHTYTVTELSRREVSGADRTLPRVTLAGTAVVAAAALTGPRRTGWRAWIPAALTAWYVGQYGTAQARVAADPAAERVRAAVGAGITGLPALQGALVARTGAGLLGMAVAAAAPVGRRLARKLSPT; this is encoded by the coding sequence ATGCCCTCCCTGGGTGACTTCGCCGAACTGGTCCGGGCACCGGCCGCGCTCTCCGTACCCGGAGACGTGGTGGCCGGTGCCGCCGCCGCGGGTGCGCTGGACCGGCGGGTGCCGGGACTGGCCGGTGCCTCCGTGCTGCTCTACTGGGCCGGAATGGCGGCCAACGACTGGGCCGACCGCCATCTCGACGCGGTCGAACGCCCCGAGCGGCCGATCCCGAGCGGCCGGATCTCACCCGGCACCGCGTTCGGGGTCTCCGCCGGCCTGACCGCCGCCGGGCTCGCCCTGGCCGGTCTCACCGGTGGGCGCAGGGCGCTGGCCGTGGCGGTGCCGCTGGCCGGCGCGATCTGGGCGTACGACGTGAAGGCCAAGAACACCGCCGCCGGCCCGGCCGTGATGGCCGCCTGCCGGGGGCTGGACGTCCTGCTCGGGGCGACCGGTGGCAAGCCGCTGCGGGCCGTACCGGCGGCGGTGACGGTGGCCGCGCACACGTACACGGTGACCGAGCTGTCCCGGCGGGAGGTCAGCGGCGCCGACCGTACCCTGCCCCGGGTGACCCTGGCCGGGACCGCCGTGGTGGCCGCCGCCGCCCTGACCGGCCCCCGCCGCACGGGGTGGCGGGCGTGGATCCCGGCGGCGCTGACCGCCTGGTACGTCGGCCAGTACGGCACCGCCCAGGCACGGGTCGCCGCCGACCCGGCCGCCGAACGGGTCCGTGCCGCCGTCGGGGCCGGCATCACCGGCCTGCCGGCGTTGCAGGGCGCGCTGGTCGCCCGGACCGGCGCCGGCCTGCTCGGGATGGCGGTCGCCGCCGCGGCACCGGTCGGCCGCCGACTGGCCCGGAAGCTGTCACCGACATGA
- a CDS encoding inositol-3-phosphate synthase — MRTGIWLVGARGSVAVTSVVGALALRAGLVEPTGCVTELPALRSPALPAYADLVFGGHDLVPTPVVKKAEALAAAGVLPARLVTALPDELAAVENEIRPVPTAERQADVIAALVADLTNFKHRNRLDRVVVVNVSATEPAPEPDPAHADLAALENALATGATVLPNSSAYAYAAFTAGCSYVDFTPSTGARLPALAELAAREGLPYAGHDGKTGETLVKSVLAPMFAMRNLRVRTWSGVNLLGGGDGANLAEPAANAAKAASKQRVLGETLGYVPQGNTRIEYVDDIGDFKTAWDLVTFSGFLGTAMRMEFTWHGCDSALAAPLVLDLARLTATAHRTGRSGPLGELAFFFKDPLGEGPHSLPEQWATLCAFVRQLDADAALSDGRDGDASQSAPAQG; from the coding sequence ATGCGTACGGGAATCTGGCTGGTGGGCGCACGCGGCTCGGTCGCCGTCACCAGCGTGGTCGGGGCCCTGGCCCTGCGAGCCGGGCTCGTCGAGCCGACCGGCTGCGTCACCGAACTCCCCGCACTGCGCAGCCCGGCCCTGCCGGCCTACGCCGACCTCGTCTTCGGCGGTCACGATCTCGTCCCCACCCCGGTGGTGAAAAAAGCGGAGGCCCTCGCCGCCGCCGGCGTACTGCCGGCCCGGCTGGTGACCGCGCTTCCGGACGAGCTGGCCGCGGTCGAGAACGAGATCCGTCCCGTCCCCACCGCCGAGCGACAGGCCGACGTGATCGCCGCCCTGGTCGCCGACCTGACCAACTTCAAGCACCGCAACCGGCTGGACCGGGTGGTGGTGGTGAACGTCTCCGCCACCGAACCCGCCCCGGAACCGGATCCCGCGCACGCCGACCTGGCCGCGCTGGAGAACGCACTGGCCACCGGTGCCACCGTGCTGCCGAACAGCTCCGCGTACGCGTACGCGGCGTTCACCGCCGGTTGCTCCTATGTGGACTTCACCCCGTCGACCGGTGCCCGGCTGCCCGCGCTGGCGGAACTGGCCGCCCGCGAGGGGCTGCCGTACGCCGGGCACGACGGCAAGACCGGCGAGACGCTGGTCAAGTCGGTGCTCGCACCGATGTTCGCGATGCGCAACCTGCGGGTCCGTACCTGGTCCGGGGTGAACCTGCTCGGTGGCGGCGACGGCGCGAACCTCGCCGAACCGGCCGCGAACGCCGCCAAGGCCGCCAGCAAGCAGCGGGTCCTCGGCGAAACCCTCGGGTACGTGCCGCAGGGCAACACCCGGATCGAGTACGTCGACGACATCGGCGACTTCAAGACCGCCTGGGACCTGGTCACCTTCTCCGGTTTCCTCGGCACCGCGATGCGGATGGAGTTCACCTGGCACGGGTGCGACTCGGCGCTCGCCGCGCCGCTGGTGCTGGACCTGGCCCGGCTGACCGCCACCGCGCACCGGACCGGGCGCAGCGGCCCCCTCGGTGAGCTGGCGTTCTTCTTCAAGGACCCGCTCGGTGAGGGCCCGCACTCGCTGCCGGAGCAGTGGGCCACCCTCTGCGCCTTCGTCCGCCAACTCGACGCCGACGCGGCACTGTCGGACGGTCGGGACGGCGACGCTTCGCAGTCCGCCCCGGCACAGGGCTGA
- a CDS encoding EboA domain-containing protein: protein MEPDQLRAALSAVPEPDWLDQAVRRVATEPEAVGRLFAAAGRRCGRAPLPDAPGWTADDAARVLLLTMLPADRVVGQVETLYRYGDAAEKRAVLRALPWLPIGAAAVPLLHDAIRTNDTRLVAAALGPYAGHLDAATWRQAVLKCVFMEVPLAVVDRLDERADGELEIMLAGLDEERRAAGRTIPADATALLDRLRLTTKEA from the coding sequence ATGGAACCGGACCAACTACGGGCGGCGCTCTCGGCCGTACCGGAACCGGACTGGCTGGACCAGGCGGTGCGGCGGGTCGCGACCGAACCGGAGGCGGTCGGGCGGCTCTTCGCCGCCGCCGGCCGGCGGTGCGGCCGGGCCCCGCTGCCGGACGCGCCCGGCTGGACCGCCGACGACGCGGCCCGGGTGCTGCTGCTGACCATGCTGCCGGCCGACCGGGTGGTCGGCCAGGTGGAAACCCTCTACCGGTACGGCGACGCGGCCGAGAAACGGGCCGTCCTGCGGGCTCTGCCGTGGCTGCCGATCGGGGCCGCCGCCGTCCCGCTGCTGCACGACGCGATCCGGACCAACGACACCCGGCTGGTCGCCGCCGCCCTCGGCCCGTACGCCGGGCACCTCGACGCCGCCACCTGGCGCCAGGCGGTGCTCAAGTGCGTGTTCATGGAGGTGCCGCTGGCCGTGGTGGACCGGCTCGACGAGCGCGCCGACGGGGAGCTGGAGATCATGCTCGCCGGGCTGGACGAGGAACGTCGCGCCGCCGGCCGCACCATCCCGGCCGACGCCACCGCCCTGCTCGACCGGCTCCGACTGACGACGAAAGAGGCGTGA
- a CDS encoding TatD family hydrolase translates to MRIFDPHIHMTSRTTDDYERMAAAGVRALVEPAFWLGQPRTSVGSFADYFDSLVGWEPFRASQFGIKHFATIALNPKEANDPRCREVLELLPRYLDKDNVVAVGEIGYDSTTPEEDEVFAAQLALAVAYDLPALVHTPHRDKARGTARSIAVVTESGIDPGRVVIDHLNEVTVEQVRDSGCWAGFSIYPDTKMSPPRMVEILRKYGTERMLVNSAADWGRSDPLLTRTTGEAMLEAGFSDDDVDRVLWRNPIEFYGQSGRLDLAELEGTAAGPEPTFEGNSILRGGS, encoded by the coding sequence ATGCGCATCTTCGACCCGCACATCCACATGACCTCGCGTACCACGGACGACTACGAGCGGATGGCCGCCGCCGGGGTCCGCGCCCTGGTCGAGCCGGCGTTCTGGCTGGGCCAGCCGCGTACGAGCGTGGGGTCGTTCGCCGACTACTTCGACTCGCTGGTCGGCTGGGAGCCGTTCCGGGCCAGCCAGTTCGGCATCAAACACTTCGCCACCATCGCACTCAACCCGAAGGAGGCGAACGACCCGCGCTGCCGGGAGGTCCTCGAACTGCTCCCGCGTTACCTGGACAAGGACAACGTGGTCGCGGTCGGCGAGATCGGGTACGACTCGACCACCCCGGAGGAGGACGAGGTCTTCGCCGCCCAACTCGCCCTGGCGGTCGCGTACGACCTGCCGGCGCTCGTACACACCCCGCACCGGGACAAGGCGCGGGGTACGGCCCGGAGCATCGCCGTGGTGACCGAGTCCGGGATCGACCCCGGTCGGGTGGTGATCGACCACCTGAACGAGGTCACCGTCGAGCAGGTACGCGACTCCGGTTGCTGGGCCGGGTTCTCCATCTACCCGGACACCAAGATGTCCCCGCCCCGGATGGTGGAGATCCTGCGCAAGTACGGCACCGAACGGATGCTGGTCAACTCGGCCGCCGACTGGGGCCGGTCCGATCCGCTGCTGACCCGGACCACCGGCGAGGCGATGCTCGAAGCCGGGTTCAGCGACGACGACGTGGACCGGGTGCTCTGGCGCAACCCGATCGAGTTCTACGGCCAGTCCGGCCGGCTCGACCTCGCCGAACTGGAGGGTACGGCCGCCGGACCGGAACCGACCTTCGAGGGCAACTCGATCCTGCGGGGTGGTAGCTGA